From Pan paniscus chromosome 6, NHGRI_mPanPan1-v2.0_pri, whole genome shotgun sequence, one genomic window encodes:
- the NUP42 gene encoding nucleoporin NUP42 isoform X2, with product MAICQFFLQGRCRFGDRCWNEHPGARGAGGGRQQPQQQPSGNNRRGWNTTSQRYSNVIQPSSFSKSTPWGGSRDQEKPYFSSFDSGASTNRKEGFGLSENPFASLSPDEQKDEKKLLEGIVKDMEVWESSGQWMFSVYSPVKKKPNISGFTDISPEELRLEYHNFLTSNNLQSYLNSVQHLINQWRNRVNELKSLNISTKVALLSDVKDGVNQAAPAFGFGSSQAATFMSPGFPVNNSSSDNAQNFSFKTNSGFAAASSGSPAGFGSSPAFGAAASTSSGISTSAPAFGFGKPEVTSAASFSFKSPAASSFGSPGFSGLPASLATGPVRAPVAPAFGGGSSVAGFGSPGSHSHTAFSKPSGDTFGNSSISTSLSASSSIIATDNVLFTPRDKLTVEELEQFQSKKFTLGKIPLKPPPLELLNF from the exons ATGGCCATTTGTCAATTCTTCCTTCAAGGCCGGTGCCGCTTTGGAGATCGGTGCTGGAACGAACATCCCGGTGCTAGGGGTGCAGGAGGAGGACGGCAGCAACCGCAGCAGCAGCCTTCAG gtAATAATAGACGTGGATGGAATACAACTAGCCAGAGATATTCCAATGTCATCCAGCCATCCAGTTTCTCCAAATCCACACCATGGGGGGGCAGCAGAGATCAAGAAAAGccatatttcagttcttttgattCTGGAGCTTCAACTAACAGGAAGGAAGGCTTTGGATTGTCTGAGAACCCATTTGCTTCACTTAGTCCTGATGagcagaaagatgaaaagaaacttCT GGAAGGAATTGTAAAAGATATGGAGGTTTGGGAATCATCAGGGCAGTGgatgttttctgtttattcaccAGTGAAAAAGAAACCTAATATTTCAG GTTTTACAGACATTTCACCAGAGGAATTGAGGCTTGAATACCATAACTTCTTAACCAGCAATAACTTACAGAGTTAT CTAAATTCTGTCCAACATTTAATAAATCAATGGAGGAACAGGGTAAATGAACTGAAAAGTCTAAATATATCAACTAAAGTAGCTTTG ctctctGATGTAAAGGATGGAGTAAATCAAGCAGCACCTGCATTTGGATTTGGCAGTAGTCAAGCAGCAACATTTATGTCGCCAG gCTTTCCAGTCAATAACAGCAGCAGTGATAATGCTCAGAACTTTAGTTTTAAAACAAACTCTGGATTTGCCGCTGCCTCTTCTGGAAGCCCTGCTGGTTTTGGGAGTTCCCCAGCATTTGGAGCTGCAGCCTCTACCAGTTCAGGTATCTCTACTTCTGCTCCAGCTTTTGGATTTGGGAAGCCTGAAGTCACATCGGCTGCATCATTTTCATTCAAAAGCCCTGCAGCTTCCAGTTTTGGATCACCTGGATTTTCAGGACTTCCAGCTTCCTTGGCAACAGGTCCTGTCAGAGCTCCAGTGGCCCCAGCCTTTGGAGGTGGCAGTTCTGTGGCTGGTTTTGGTAGTCCGGGCTCACATTCTCACACTGCTTTTTCTAAGCCATCCGGTGACACTTTTGGAAATAGCAGCATATCCACTTCTCTGTCAGCCTCAAGCAGCATCATTGCAACAGATAATGTGTTATTCACACCCAGAGATAAACTAACAGTAGAAGAACTGGAACAATTTCAATCCAAGAAATTTACTCTGGGAAAAATTCCATTAAAGCCTCCACCTCTGGaacttctaaatttttaa
- the NUP42 gene encoding nucleoporin NUP42 isoform X3, with protein sequence MEVWESSGQWMFSVYSPVKKKPNISGFTDISPEELRLEYHNFLTSNNLQSYLNSVQHLINQWRNRVNELKSLNISTKVALKCLWKIYTHLSPKIYGPDCGKFIIFLSDVKDGVNQAAPAFGFGSSQAATFMSPGFPVNNSSSDNAQNFSFKTNSGFAAASSGSPAGFGSSPAFGAAASTSSGISTSAPAFGFGKPEVTSAASFSFKSPAASSFGSPGFSGLPASLATGPVRAPVAPAFGGGSSVAGFGSPGSHSHTAFSKPSGDTFGNSSISTSLSASSSIIATDNVLFTPRDKLTVEELEQFQSKKFTLGKIPLKPPPLELLNF encoded by the exons ATGGAGGTTTGGGAATCATCAGGGCAGTGgatgttttctgtttattcaccAGTGAAAAAGAAACCTAATATTTCAG GTTTTACAGACATTTCACCAGAGGAATTGAGGCTTGAATACCATAACTTCTTAACCAGCAATAACTTACAGAGTTAT CTAAATTCTGTCCAACATTTAATAAATCAATGGAGGAACAGGGTAAATGAACTGAAAAGTCTAAATATATCAACTAAAGTAGCTTTG AAATGCCTTTGGAAGATATATACCCACCTGTCTCCAAAGATCTATGGTCCCGACTGTGGCAAGTTCATtatcttt ctctctGATGTAAAGGATGGAGTAAATCAAGCAGCACCTGCATTTGGATTTGGCAGTAGTCAAGCAGCAACATTTATGTCGCCAG gCTTTCCAGTCAATAACAGCAGCAGTGATAATGCTCAGAACTTTAGTTTTAAAACAAACTCTGGATTTGCCGCTGCCTCTTCTGGAAGCCCTGCTGGTTTTGGGAGTTCCCCAGCATTTGGAGCTGCAGCCTCTACCAGTTCAGGTATCTCTACTTCTGCTCCAGCTTTTGGATTTGGGAAGCCTGAAGTCACATCGGCTGCATCATTTTCATTCAAAAGCCCTGCAGCTTCCAGTTTTGGATCACCTGGATTTTCAGGACTTCCAGCTTCCTTGGCAACAGGTCCTGTCAGAGCTCCAGTGGCCCCAGCCTTTGGAGGTGGCAGTTCTGTGGCTGGTTTTGGTAGTCCGGGCTCACATTCTCACACTGCTTTTTCTAAGCCATCCGGTGACACTTTTGGAAATAGCAGCATATCCACTTCTCTGTCAGCCTCAAGCAGCATCATTGCAACAGATAATGTGTTATTCACACCCAGAGATAAACTAACAGTAGAAGAACTGGAACAATTTCAATCCAAGAAATTTACTCTGGGAAAAATTCCATTAAAGCCTCCACCTCTGGaacttctaaatttttaa
- the NUP42 gene encoding nucleoporin NUP42 isoform X1: MAICQFFLQGRCRFGDRCWNEHPGARGAGGGRQQPQQQPSGNNRRGWNTTSQRYSNVIQPSSFSKSTPWGGSRDQEKPYFSSFDSGASTNRKEGFGLSENPFASLSPDEQKDEKKLLEGIVKDMEVWESSGQWMFSVYSPVKKKPNISGFTDISPEELRLEYHNFLTSNNLQSYLNSVQHLINQWRNRVNELKSLNISTKVALKCLWKIYTHLSPKIYGPDCGKFIIFLSDVKDGVNQAAPAFGFGSSQAATFMSPGFPVNNSSSDNAQNFSFKTNSGFAAASSGSPAGFGSSPAFGAAASTSSGISTSAPAFGFGKPEVTSAASFSFKSPAASSFGSPGFSGLPASLATGPVRAPVAPAFGGGSSVAGFGSPGSHSHTAFSKPSGDTFGNSSISTSLSASSSIIATDNVLFTPRDKLTVEELEQFQSKKFTLGKIPLKPPPLELLNF, from the exons ATGGCCATTTGTCAATTCTTCCTTCAAGGCCGGTGCCGCTTTGGAGATCGGTGCTGGAACGAACATCCCGGTGCTAGGGGTGCAGGAGGAGGACGGCAGCAACCGCAGCAGCAGCCTTCAG gtAATAATAGACGTGGATGGAATACAACTAGCCAGAGATATTCCAATGTCATCCAGCCATCCAGTTTCTCCAAATCCACACCATGGGGGGGCAGCAGAGATCAAGAAAAGccatatttcagttcttttgattCTGGAGCTTCAACTAACAGGAAGGAAGGCTTTGGATTGTCTGAGAACCCATTTGCTTCACTTAGTCCTGATGagcagaaagatgaaaagaaacttCT GGAAGGAATTGTAAAAGATATGGAGGTTTGGGAATCATCAGGGCAGTGgatgttttctgtttattcaccAGTGAAAAAGAAACCTAATATTTCAG GTTTTACAGACATTTCACCAGAGGAATTGAGGCTTGAATACCATAACTTCTTAACCAGCAATAACTTACAGAGTTAT CTAAATTCTGTCCAACATTTAATAAATCAATGGAGGAACAGGGTAAATGAACTGAAAAGTCTAAATATATCAACTAAAGTAGCTTTG AAATGCCTTTGGAAGATATATACCCACCTGTCTCCAAAGATCTATGGTCCCGACTGTGGCAAGTTCATtatcttt ctctctGATGTAAAGGATGGAGTAAATCAAGCAGCACCTGCATTTGGATTTGGCAGTAGTCAAGCAGCAACATTTATGTCGCCAG gCTTTCCAGTCAATAACAGCAGCAGTGATAATGCTCAGAACTTTAGTTTTAAAACAAACTCTGGATTTGCCGCTGCCTCTTCTGGAAGCCCTGCTGGTTTTGGGAGTTCCCCAGCATTTGGAGCTGCAGCCTCTACCAGTTCAGGTATCTCTACTTCTGCTCCAGCTTTTGGATTTGGGAAGCCTGAAGTCACATCGGCTGCATCATTTTCATTCAAAAGCCCTGCAGCTTCCAGTTTTGGATCACCTGGATTTTCAGGACTTCCAGCTTCCTTGGCAACAGGTCCTGTCAGAGCTCCAGTGGCCCCAGCCTTTGGAGGTGGCAGTTCTGTGGCTGGTTTTGGTAGTCCGGGCTCACATTCTCACACTGCTTTTTCTAAGCCATCCGGTGACACTTTTGGAAATAGCAGCATATCCACTTCTCTGTCAGCCTCAAGCAGCATCATTGCAACAGATAATGTGTTATTCACACCCAGAGATAAACTAACAGTAGAAGAACTGGAACAATTTCAATCCAAGAAATTTACTCTGGGAAAAATTCCATTAAAGCCTCCACCTCTGGaacttctaaatttttaa